Proteins from a single region of Streptomyces spectabilis:
- a CDS encoding tetratricopeptide repeat protein, with product METEKLSASEDPAEGPAETPAGARALGPAASVARLLDGLAEERRPRRRGLHWAVAASVAGALVLGGLLVLVPRSGERAAPPAPGPAGRALAAAGTGVPASLPDLAALIGEREAHLRAHPGDDQSWAVLGSAYVERGARTGDFMSYPKAEHALRTSLKARPEGNVDALAGLAALANARHDYRAARTWGERAARLAPKRWTTYPALVEAYRGLGDAKGVTRSLETLQKLRSGAAVRALAGTVYRDRGWRENAAAALADAAALAEGPAERAAGLHRVGELSWERGEPAQALRYFDAALAAEPGHHPSLAGKGRALAALGRTSQALGAYRSALAKWPEPRYALELGELYESLKLMPAARAQYDLLRARVRDAGRGGVNDERVLGLFEADHGDPEAAVRRLRAEFARHGSPENADALGWALHRAGDPEAGLELAERAMKKGPRSAAFAFHRGEIERELGRYGAARRHLTEALRVNPYFSPLGSAAAHRALEALGDPPEGGPAQVHAPPGAPIPKLPTPSRAPSRR from the coding sequence ATGGAGACGGAGAAGCTCAGCGCGTCCGAGGATCCGGCCGAGGGACCCGCCGAGACCCCCGCGGGGGCCCGGGCCCTCGGGCCCGCCGCGTCCGTGGCCCGGCTGCTCGACGGGCTCGCCGAGGAGCGGCGGCCGCGGCGGCGCGGACTCCACTGGGCCGTCGCCGCGTCCGTGGCGGGCGCCCTCGTGCTCGGCGGCCTCCTCGTCCTGGTGCCGCGCTCGGGCGAGCGGGCGGCGCCGCCCGCCCCGGGTCCCGCCGGGCGGGCCCTGGCCGCGGCGGGCACCGGCGTCCCGGCCTCGCTGCCCGATCTGGCCGCCCTCATCGGCGAGCGCGAGGCCCATCTGCGGGCGCACCCCGGCGACGACCAGTCGTGGGCGGTGCTCGGTTCCGCGTACGTCGAACGCGGCGCGCGCACGGGCGACTTCATGTCCTATCCGAAGGCCGAGCACGCGCTGCGCACGTCCCTGAAGGCGCGGCCCGAGGGGAACGTGGACGCCCTCGCCGGGCTCGCGGCGCTCGCCAACGCGCGGCACGACTACCGGGCGGCGCGCACCTGGGGCGAGCGGGCGGCGCGGCTCGCGCCGAAGCGGTGGACGACGTATCCGGCGCTCGTCGAGGCCTACCGGGGCCTCGGTGACGCCAAGGGCGTGACCCGCTCCCTGGAGACGCTCCAGAAGCTGAGGTCCGGCGCCGCCGTCCGGGCCCTCGCCGGGACGGTCTACCGCGACCGGGGGTGGCGCGAGAACGCGGCGGCCGCCCTGGCCGACGCGGCGGCGCTCGCCGAGGGCCCCGCCGAGCGGGCCGCGGGCCTGCACCGGGTCGGGGAGCTGTCCTGGGAGCGGGGCGAGCCCGCGCAGGCGCTGCGCTACTTCGACGCGGCGCTCGCGGCGGAGCCCGGGCACCATCCCTCGCTCGCGGGCAAGGGGCGCGCACTCGCCGCGCTCGGCCGCACGTCCCAGGCGCTGGGGGCCTATCGGAGCGCGCTCGCCAAGTGGCCCGAGCCCCGGTACGCCCTGGAGCTCGGCGAGTTGTACGAGTCCTTGAAGCTGATGCCGGCCGCGCGGGCGCAGTACGACCTGCTGCGGGCGCGGGTCCGGGACGCCGGGCGCGGGGGCGTGAACGACGAGCGGGTGCTCGGGCTCTTCGAGGCGGACCACGGGGACCCGGAGGCCGCGGTGCGGCGGCTCCGGGCGGAGTTCGCGCGGCACGGGAGTCCGGAGAACGCGGACGCGCTGGGGTGGGCGCTGCACCGGGCCGGGGACCCGGAGGCCGGGCTCGAGCTGGCGGAGCGGGCGATGAAGAAGGGGCCGCGGAGTGCGGCGTTCGCCTTTCACCGGGGGGAGATCGAGCGGGAGCTGGGGCGGTACGGGGCCGCCCGGCGCCACCTCACGGAGGCCCTGCGGGTGAACCCGTACTTCTCCCCGCTGGGGTCCGCCGCCGCCCACCGCGCCCTGGAGGCCCTGGGCGACCCGCCCGAAGGCGGCCCCGCCCAGGTCCACGCCCCACCGGGAGCCCCGATCCCGAAGCTCCCCACCCCGAGCCGGGCCCCGTCGCGACGCTGA
- a CDS encoding FAD-binding oxidoreductase — translation MSSALIEALRAGLPADAVLTDPDVTSSYAHDMASFCAAGSPAAVVLPRTVEQVQHVMRTATELRVPVVPQGARTGLSGGANASDGCVVLSLVKMDRILEINPVDRVAVVEPGVVNAALSRAVAEHGLAYPPDPSSWETCTIGGNIGTASGGLCCVKYGVTAEYVLGLDVVLADGRLLRTGRRTAKGVAGYDLTRLFVGSEGSLGIVVRAILALKPQPPQQLVLAAEFASAAAACDAVCKIMEGGHVPSLLELMDRTTIRAVNSLAHMGLPETTEALLLAAFDTPDPAADLAAVGALCEAAGATQVVPAEDAAESELLLQARRLSLTALEAVKGTTMIDDVCVPRSRLGDMLDGVERIADKYALTIGVCAHAGDGNTHPTVCFDAADPDESRRARESFDEIMALGLELGGTITGEHGVGVLKKEWLARELGPVGVEMQRAVKAAFDPHHLLNPGKLF, via the coding sequence ATGAGCAGCGCCCTCATCGAAGCCCTCCGGGCGGGCCTCCCCGCCGACGCGGTCCTCACCGACCCGGACGTCACGTCCTCGTACGCGCACGACATGGCGAGCTTCTGCGCGGCGGGCAGTCCGGCCGCGGTCGTCCTGCCCCGCACCGTCGAACAGGTCCAGCACGTCATGCGCACGGCCACCGAGCTGCGCGTCCCGGTCGTGCCGCAGGGCGCCCGCACCGGCCTGTCGGGCGGGGCCAACGCCAGCGACGGCTGCGTCGTGCTCTCGCTCGTCAAGATGGACCGCATCCTGGAGATCAACCCCGTCGACCGCGTCGCCGTCGTCGAGCCGGGCGTCGTCAACGCCGCCCTCTCCCGCGCGGTCGCCGAGCACGGCCTCGCCTATCCGCCCGATCCCTCCAGCTGGGAGACGTGCACCATCGGCGGGAACATCGGCACCGCGTCGGGCGGCCTGTGCTGCGTGAAGTACGGCGTGACGGCCGAGTACGTCCTCGGCCTCGACGTCGTCCTCGCCGACGGCCGCCTCCTGCGCACCGGCCGCCGCACCGCCAAGGGCGTCGCCGGATACGACCTGACGCGCCTGTTCGTCGGCTCCGAGGGCAGCCTCGGCATCGTCGTCCGCGCGATCCTCGCGCTCAAGCCGCAGCCGCCGCAACAGCTCGTCCTGGCGGCCGAGTTCGCCTCGGCGGCCGCGGCCTGCGACGCCGTCTGCAAGATCATGGAGGGGGGTCATGTGCCCTCGCTCCTGGAGCTGATGGACCGCACGACGATCCGGGCCGTCAACTCCCTCGCCCACATGGGCCTGCCGGAGACCACGGAGGCCCTGCTCCTCGCCGCCTTCGACACCCCGGACCCGGCCGCAGACCTCGCCGCCGTCGGCGCCCTGTGCGAGGCGGCGGGCGCCACCCAGGTCGTCCCGGCCGAGGACGCGGCCGAGTCCGAACTCCTGCTCCAGGCCCGCCGCCTGTCCCTCACCGCCCTCGAAGCGGTCAAGGGCACCACGATGATCGACGACGTCTGCGTGCCGCGCTCCCGGCTCGGCGACATGCTCGACGGCGTGGAGCGCATCGCCGACAAGTACGCCCTGACCATCGGCGTCTGCGCGCACGCGGGCGACGGCAACACACACCCCACCGTCTGCTTCGACGCCGCCGACCCCGACGAGTCGCGGCGCGCCCGCGAGTCCTTCGACGAGATCATGGCCCTCGGCCTCGAACTCGGCGGCACCATCACCGGTGAGCACGGCGTCGGCGTCCTCAAGAAGGAGTGGCTGGCGCGCGA
- the hppD gene encoding 4-hydroxyphenylpyruvate dioxygenase has translation MTQTTHTTPETAREADPFPVKGMDAVVFAVGNAKQAAHYYSTAFGMKLVAYSGPENGSRETASYVLENGGARFVFTSVIKASTDRGAFLAEHVAEHGDGVVDLAIEVPDARAAYAYAVEHGARGIDEPYEVKDENGTVVLAAIATYGKTRHTLVERKGYDGPYLPGFVSASPIVEPPAKRTFQAIDHCVGNVELGKMNEWVGFYNKVMGFTNMKEFVGDDIATEYSALMSKVVADGTLKVKFPINEPAIAKKKSQIDEYLEFYGGAGVQHIALATNDIVATVRTMRAAGVQFLDTPDSYYDTLGEWAGETRVPVEILRELKILVDRDEDGYLLQIFTKPVQDRPTVFFEMIERHGSMGFGKGNFKALFEAIEREQEKRGNL, from the coding sequence ATGACTCAGACCACACACACCACGCCCGAAACCGCGCGCGAGGCCGACCCCTTCCCGGTCAAGGGAATGGACGCGGTCGTCTTCGCCGTGGGCAACGCCAAGCAGGCCGCGCACTACTACTCCACGGCGTTCGGCATGAAGCTCGTGGCCTACTCCGGACCGGAGAACGGCAGCCGCGAGACCGCCAGTTACGTCCTGGAGAACGGCGGCGCGCGGTTCGTCTTCACCTCCGTCATCAAGGCCTCCACCGACCGGGGCGCCTTCCTCGCCGAGCACGTCGCCGAGCACGGTGACGGCGTCGTCGACCTCGCCATCGAGGTGCCGGACGCCCGCGCCGCGTACGCGTACGCCGTCGAGCACGGCGCGCGCGGCATCGACGAGCCGTACGAGGTCAAGGACGAGAACGGCACGGTCGTCCTCGCGGCCATCGCGACGTACGGCAAGACCCGCCACACCCTGGTCGAGCGCAAGGGCTACGACGGCCCGTACCTGCCCGGCTTCGTGTCCGCGTCGCCGATCGTCGAGCCGCCCGCCAAGCGGACCTTCCAGGCCATCGACCACTGTGTGGGCAACGTCGAGCTCGGCAAGATGAACGAGTGGGTCGGCTTCTACAACAAGGTCATGGGCTTCACGAACATGAAGGAGTTCGTGGGCGACGACATCGCGACGGAGTACTCGGCGCTGATGTCGAAGGTGGTGGCCGACGGGACCCTCAAGGTGAAGTTCCCGATCAACGAGCCCGCCATCGCCAAGAAGAAGTCCCAGATCGACGAGTACCTGGAGTTCTACGGCGGCGCGGGCGTCCAGCACATCGCGCTCGCCACGAACGACATCGTCGCCACGGTGCGCACCATGCGCGCGGCGGGCGTGCAGTTCCTCGACACCCCCGACTCCTACTACGACACGCTGGGCGAGTGGGCCGGGGAGACGCGGGTTCCCGTCGAGATCCTGCGCGAGCTGAAGATCCTCGTCGACCGGGACGAGGACGGCTATCTGCTCCAGATCTTCACCAAGCCGGTCCAGGACCGGCCGACCGTCTTCTTCGAGATGATCGAGCGGCACGGCTCGATGGGCTTCGGCAAGGGCAACTTCAAGGCGCTCTTCGAAGCGATCGAGCGCGAACAGGAGAAGCGCGGCAACCTCTGA
- a CDS encoding Lrp/AsnC family transcriptional regulator: MTIDHLDGRLIVLLAREPRIGVLEASRRLGVARGTVQARMDRLQSNGVIRGFGPQVDPTALGYPVTAFATLEIKQGQGADVRAHLAGVAEVLELHTITGHGDMLCRLVARSNADLQRVIDRVVGFDGIVRASTAIVMENPVPLRIIPLVEQASGG, translated from the coding sequence ATGACGATCGATCATCTGGACGGCAGGCTCATCGTGCTGCTCGCGCGGGAGCCGCGGATCGGCGTCCTGGAGGCGTCCCGCAGGCTCGGCGTCGCGCGCGGCACGGTGCAGGCCCGCATGGACCGCCTTCAGTCGAACGGAGTCATCCGCGGCTTCGGCCCCCAGGTGGACCCGACGGCGCTCGGCTACCCGGTCACGGCGTTCGCGACCCTGGAGATCAAACAGGGCCAGGGCGCCGACGTACGGGCGCATTTGGCGGGTGTGGCGGAGGTCCTCGAACTGCACACCATCACCGGGCACGGCGACATGCTGTGCCGCCTGGTGGCCCGCTCGAACGCCGATCTCCAACGTGTGATCGACCGGGTGGTGGGTTTTGATGGCATCGTCCGGGCCTCCACGGCGATCGTCATGGAGAACCCCGTTCC